CTCTTGAGTGGATAATGCTCGTCCTGGTTAAAATTACTATCAGATGAATTAGAATCATTTTCGATAGCTTGGCTACTGTCTATTTGCCTTACTTTATTGCGATCCTCTGCTGGATAATCATCTGTAAAGTAAATAAATTCAACATCAGATTCTGAGTTGACTGAAGCAGCATTATTGTTAACTTCGCTCATAATATTTATATCTAGGTTGGTCAAAATATTGCAGCCATAAAATCTAAATAACCTAAGCAATTACTCATAGATGAGTATGCCATAATTGTTGGCTAGACAATCATTGCTGTTTTGTTATTTTCTAAACTTTAGTATAAATGTCAATTAATGATGTTTATTGGTTTACTTAGCTTTAGATTTAGCTAAATATAGCTTAAACGTTGCGCTAAAAAATGCCAAGGTTCGTTAACTATTAGTAATCACTTGACTCAACAATTGCTGATGAATTAATGAGCGATCGATTATCGATTGAATTTGAACCCTATCTAAAGCTTCTCCATGATCATAGTGTTCTTGCCAAGTACGGCTAATTTCTTGAGGATCGTCAGGTAGATTAGTTAACTCATATCCTGGTAAATCGATCTCAGACATTAAGTAGCTGACTTTGGGATCATAGCTGAGGGCAAAACAGTTACAGCCTTCTGCTGCTGCCATGATTAAACTATGTAAGCGCATACCGATCGCCATTTTTACTTGCTTAAATAATCCTTTTAATTCTTGAGGATCGGCAATTGACATTACTGTATAATTTTGCTCTAGCTGTGTTGCAATTTTATCGGCGATCGCCCGATCTTGAACAGGCTGGAAGGGAATTAGTAATATAAAGCTATTAGTTTGCTTCTGAAAGTCTCCCAAAGCCTCGATTAAAGTTTGTAAACGGTTGGCTGTCAGTAGAGGATGCGATCGCAAAACAACTGCTACTTTTGGCTGGGATACATCTTTTAAACTGGTTACTGGCTTACTTTGCAATGCCCATACAGGATCGGGGGCGATTACAGAATTTATTTGCCAACTGCTGAGTAATTTTGCAGAAGCTGTATCCCGAACGCTAATCGCATCACAGCCCAATAATGTTTGTTTTGTCAGCCAGCGAGTCAAGGACTTATTTAATGGCCCAATTCCTTGCGCCCAGGCGATCGTTTTTAAGCCTTTTTGTTGAGCTAGAGCCATTAAGCCTGCATAATATATGGGGCTAGCAATACTAGTAGAGTCCTGCATCAGACTGCCACCACCCCAAATAAAGATATCAGATTGTTTTAGAATATTAAGAATCGCCAAGGTTGACTTACGACGATAGCTAAGAACTCCGTATTGTTTTTTGGTTGCCTGGGGATTTCCTGATAAGACAATAGGCTCAACTGATTTGGGCAGCATTTGTAACAAAGACATTAGTAATGCTTCGTCTCCCGCATTACCCATGCCATAATATCCACACAATACTGCTCTAGTCTGATTCATTATTTTTAGCTAATGTTACTGTTTTAGATATAGTTGATTTTGACATAGCTAATTTTAAATGTACTGAATTGAAAATGTTCAGTTTTAGTAGATTATAAAAGATTAATACTTATTATTTATTACTTATTACTTCTGCAAAATGGACGATCTTATTGTTAATCAGGAATTGGCTCAATATCAATCAGGCTTAGATAGTTTATTAAGTCAGCTACAGGTTTTTGCCACAGATATAAATAATCAGCGATTACAAATAACGGTTCGTAATCTACAGGCAAACATCAACGAGCCATTTTTGTTTGTGGTGGTGGGAGAAGTTAAGGCGGGAAAAAGCAGTTTTATTAACGCCTTACTTCAGTCAGATATCTGTAAAACCGCAGCCGATCCCTGTACGGATATTATTCAGCAGATTATCTATAGTGAAAAGAGGTTTGAGCAGCCGATTAATCAATATCTACGTAAAATTGGCTTACCTAACGAAATTCTAAAAACCTTATCTGTTGTAGATACTCCTGGGACAAATACTGTTGTTGATAATCATCAGGAGATTACTCAGGAATTTATTCCTAATAGCGATCTAATCTTTTTTGTTTTCTTTGCCAAAAATCCTTATACTCGCAGCGCGTGGGAATTGTTAGATTATGTTAATACCGAGTGGCGCAAAAAAGTCGTGTTTGTACTGCAACAGGCGGATTTAGCTAAACCCGAAGAATTAGCCAAGAACAAAGAAAAGCTGACAGAGTTGGCATTGCAAAAGGGTATTAGATACCCGATGGTCTTTGCTACTTCAGTCGAGTTGGAAGTAAATGGAGATCAGCAGCATAGTGGCTTTACAGAAGTAAGAAACTATATTCAGCAGACGCTTCAAGATGGCGGGACTAAAAGGCTTAAGCTACAGGGAGTAGCAAAAACTAGCGATAAAATTATTGATTTACTAGGAAAAGACTTGTTAGCGATTGAGCAGCAATTAGTTAAAGATCGACTAGTAGTCGGCAAAATCAAAGCCAAATTACAGCAAAATAAAAGACAGTCAGGTTTTGAACTGGAATCTTTAATCAATCGTCTACTGACTAAATACGATTCAATCACCGCCAAAGTAAAAGCAGACTTCCGTGAAAAACTATCTCTATTAACGATGGTTAAAGGTTCTTTTGCTGTTTTGTTTCGGACTAAAAAATCTGCGCCAAGCTGGATGGATGAATTAAAACAAAGCTGCGAAAACGAGCTAAAAGTTTCTTTAGGAGAAATATCCCAAGATGGCATCAAGCATTTTGTCGGCGGAATCAAAAGACTTTTGCAAAGCCTAGTCAATGATTTACATGATATAAAAGTCAATCAGATTAGCACCAATACGATTAATGTTAGTACTCTTGAAAGTCGTCAAGAGATTGTTGAGGAAGTACAGCAAAAAGTAGCTACCTTACTTAATGACAAAACCTTTCTTTATTCAATCGAATCACTTAATGCTTGTGTTGCTCCTAGGCTTGTGGGTGCTGGTGCAGCTACGGTTGCGGGTACGGCGATCGCAGCTTTAACCGAGATTGTATTATTAGATATCATTGGCACGGCTTTTGCAGGGGTGGGTATTCTCTTTGCTGGCGGAACATTGGTGTTCAAAAAACGCAAAATGATTCGTCGATTTGAAGACCAACTCGATCGGGAAAAGGCTCGTTTTAAAAGGGAATTATCGGCTAAATTGAATTCTAAATTGGATATTATTTATGAAGAAATTGAGCGTAATTTTGCCAACATTTATGATTATGTGGAAAATGAAGAACAAAAGATATCGCCTTTAATTAATCGGTTTGAACAAATTGAACTAAAACAAAAGCAATTGGCGGATAACAAAGCTATCAAATAAGCGTTGTCTTTTTGCAGTCTGATTTTAGGTTATCTGCTGGGCAACCCCGTTATACTAAATCTTGTTCGTATAGGTAAGTTATTTATTTTAGAGGTCAGGGGTCAGAGGTCAGAGGTCAGAGGTCAGAGGTCAGAAAGTTGATAACTACCTTTGTCAATCGGATTTAGCATTATCTGGCTAGCTTCAAGATTTCCTCAGCCGTAATTTGGGGCTGTTCTAAATGGGGAACATGACCACAATTATCAATCCAGATAAGCTGGCTGTCAGGAATAGCCTGGGCAAACTTAGCAGCGTCTTTTGTACCCAAGATTTTGTCTTGCTTACCCCATAAAATCAAAGTTGGCTGCTGTATCTGGGATATTCGAGTTGCAAATGAACCATAGCCACCGTTTTTAGTAAAGGCAATTAAAGACTTATTCCAGTTAGCGCATTTTAAATGAAGTGCAGCACACGCTTGAGCATCTAAACTGGCAAAGTTTTTATCAAAATAAGCTGCACGACTAATGCTTTGACGAATTTTGGGATTACGCAGAAACTCGGTGGCAAAATAATCTAGAGGAGAAAACATAAACTTGCCCATAGCTGGCTGCTTGGCTAAACCTGCACTGTCTATCAAGACCAGTTTTTTTACCGCTTCAGGATAGGTCAGGGTAAAATCTATTGCTGCTGCACCACCCATAGATGCACCTACCAAGATAACAGGCTGCTTGATAAAAGTCTGCCAGAAGTGATATAAATGGATTTTAATGTTTTGGGGATTGAGGGGAATATCTAAATTTCGTTGGGTAAAGCCAAATCCTAATAAATCTACCGCCCAAGTTGACTGTTGTTTTGCTAGCAAAGGTAGTAAGCGGCGAAACTCGAATAAAGAGCTATCAAAGCCGTGGATTAATAATATTGGTGTGCCACCCTGTCCTAGATTTGTATACGTAGTTGCAATACTATCTTTGGATAAAGGTGTGGAGATAGAGTCTTGTTGAATCTGTTTTGCCAAAGCGATCGAGGTTGATTCAGTTAAACTACTAGCGTTAGAAGGTAACCAACTGGGAAACATGAACAAGAGATAATTGAATGGTAAATGCAATGCTCTACTCTAATTATCGCAGTACGTTGACTGGTTAGGACAGAAAAATGAACTGCTCGTAAGCAACGGCGGCGAACTCCAGTTCGCGTAGCAAGTGTCCCAATATAAGTATAGTCATTCTAAATAATTTGCGTATGATTTAAGGATGTCATCCAAAGAAGTACCAGGAGCGGAATAAATACGTCTTTTTTTGAGGATGGCAAAGTCTTGTTCGATACGATTAAAATCGGCTGAATAGGGCGGTAAAAACAAAACTTTATGACCCGCTTGTTCGGCAATACGAAATACATCATTTTGCCGATGAAATGCTGCATTATCAAGAATAAGAGTAGAGTTCGGATTCAATTCGGGAATGAGATGCTCTTCAAGCCACTGATTAAACCATAAAGCGTTAGTACTTCCTTTAAAAAGAACTGGTGCTTGTTGTAATCCCCAGTCAGTGATGTTTTCAATGCGATTTCCTAAGTCATCGTAGCTGTAAAGAGGAAGGCATTGAGTTTTTTCAAGAGTGTCTAAGCCAATTAGTAGATTTGATACTAGGCAATGAAAAGGTTTATTAGAGTTTATACCTGAAAACGCAATAACCAAATTGTTCTTTCTAAGATTTTTTGAAAACATTTCGTAATGGTTATTTGTAAGTCTGTGATTAAATAACTTTTCAGTATAGTGATTTAATTTCACATAAGGTCTATAAAGCGATTTTAAGATTAAATCGTTATTGCAATCAGCTTTTATTCCTTTCTTAAAATAAGATTCTAAAGAAGAACTCCACTTTATTGAATAATCTTTTTTCTTATCTTTTACAGAAGAATTATAAATTTTGGTAAAATATGAAATTTTGTCTAATAAAAATAGCCTATCAAAATCATATATCCATTCATCTCTATTTGTAGTTACACCTAATGAGTACAACTTTAATATTGATTTCTCAGATTTACCAGCTTTAACATCTTTATCAATCAACGGTAACAGTTCATCAAAATCATTATCAGTTTGATTAATCCAATTATTTTGTTTATCGGGTATCGTATGAATAAAATCTACATCAGTAAATTTAGTGGTAGACAGAAACTCTAATTTATCCCTTGCAACTTCCAATTCTGGACGACGAGAATAAAATATTTTACAAGGCGAAGTATTTTTATTTTCTTTCTTGACCATAAAGAAAATAGCGACACCTGTTTGAATACCAAAAACATTATGAGTAGTCCCTGATAATTTAGGATTAGCTCGTACATCTCCACCTAAATCTAGTATATAAAGATCGCTAAATTCATCTGCAACAACTTTTCTGAATCCGTCGTAAATTCTTTTATCTATATACGATCTATTGACAATATAAGCTACAATTCCATCATTATTAAGCCTATCTAAAGCCCAACGAAGAAATCGAGTACAAGGATCGTAAACGCTATTCTGATTCTGTGCTGTACCGTGTTTAATATACGTCTCTTTTATTCTTTTATCTATGCCGTCTTTATAGCTACGATTGGCATTATCATCATTAAAATTTTCCTGTTTTGCATTATATGGTGGATTGCCAAGTACTACCGATATATAATTCTTATTTTGTCTGTCAATTCTTTCGGTATTTTCAACACTTAAATGAAATAAATTACCCTGCTTACCTTCAAAGTAAGTATGCTCAAGAGTATCAACTAAACATATATTATTAAACTCTTCATACTCACCCATTTTTTGCTTATAAGTATATTCAATATTAAGGTTGGCAATATAGTAAGGAAGAATTGAAATTTCATTACAGTTAATTTCATTTTGATATTTATGCTTGAGTTTGTGTTTAGGAATATGCTCAATTAGTTCAGTAATGAAAGTGCCTGTACCGACTGCTGGTTCAATTATATGAACGTCTTTATCTTCAAGTAATTTTCCAAAGTGTTTATGAGTTAAATAATCAACACTATTTACCATAAAGCGAACAATTTCATTAGGAGTATAAACTATTCCTAATCTATCCGCAGCCTTTGGATTATAAGCCTGATAAAAATTCTCGTATATAGCTTTTAAAAATTTTTGCTTTTCGTGATGGTTAGCAATATTTGCTGCGGTGCGTTTAATTACTTCGTAGTAGCTATTTATTTTAGAAAACGTATTTCTTTTAACATTGCCAGTGAAAAAAGTATTAACTACTAAATGCAATTCTCTGGCTATATTATTCTCTCTATGAAATTGCGTCTCATTAAAAATGCTAATAAAAATATCTTCAGTCAGAATATGCTGAATAATCATTTCTCTTATATCGAGTAAACCGATCTCAGGATTAATCGACTGTCGGCAAATAGCTAAAAATTTATCTCTAGCATCGCTAAATTGCTGATTTGTTTCTGTTTGTATATCAATTAAATTTCGTAACGCAACTAAAATTTTGGGTATATCTTCCCGAAATGATGCGATCGCCTGACGGAAATTAGTTACTTCTGGGGGAA
This DNA window, taken from Pleurocapsa sp. FMAR1, encodes the following:
- a CDS encoding type ISP restriction/modification enzyme; protein product: MSKLLVSQYHQEVEKLIQYGGKSKETATRSAFQNLLNGYCKPKDYLLIPELDYKTKTGTTIRPDGTVKDAIRLDYGYWEAKDKYDNLDREIEKKFAKGYPDKNILFEDSLTAVLIQHGSETGRIDMKDTSGLDGLIGEFVNYVPPEVTNFRQAIASFREDIPKILVALRNLIDIQTETNQQFSDARDKFLAICRQSINPEIGLLDIREMIIQHILTEDIFISIFNETQFHRENNIARELHLVVNTFFTGNVKRNTFSKINSYYEVIKRTAANIANHHEKQKFLKAIYENFYQAYNPKAADRLGIVYTPNEIVRFMVNSVDYLTHKHFGKLLEDKDVHIIEPAVGTGTFITELIEHIPKHKLKHKYQNEINCNEISILPYYIANLNIEYTYKQKMGEYEEFNNICLVDTLEHTYFEGKQGNLFHLSVENTERIDRQNKNYISVVLGNPPYNAKQENFNDDNANRSYKDGIDKRIKETYIKHGTAQNQNSVYDPCTRFLRWALDRLNNDGIVAYIVNRSYIDKRIYDGFRKVVADEFSDLYILDLGGDVRANPKLSGTTHNVFGIQTGVAIFFMVKKENKNTSPCKIFYSRRPELEVARDKLEFLSTTKFTDVDFIHTIPDKQNNWINQTDNDFDELLPLIDKDVKAGKSEKSILKLYSLGVTTNRDEWIYDFDRLFLLDKISYFTKIYNSSVKDKKKDYSIKWSSSLESYFKKGIKADCNNDLILKSLYRPYVKLNHYTEKLFNHRLTNNHYEMFSKNLRKNNLVIAFSGINSNKPFHCLVSNLLIGLDTLEKTQCLPLYSYDDLGNRIENITDWGLQQAPVLFKGSTNALWFNQWLEEHLIPELNPNSTLILDNAAFHRQNDVFRIAEQAGHKVLFLPPYSADFNRIEQDFAILKKRRIYSAPGTSLDDILKSYANYLE
- a CDS encoding alpha/beta fold hydrolase → MFPSWLPSNASSLTESTSIALAKQIQQDSISTPLSKDSIATTYTNLGQGGTPILLIHGFDSSLFEFRRLLPLLAKQQSTWAVDLLGFGFTQRNLDIPLNPQNIKIHLYHFWQTFIKQPVILVGASMGGAAAIDFTLTYPEAVKKLVLIDSAGLAKQPAMGKFMFSPLDYFATEFLRNPKIRQSISRAAYFDKNFASLDAQACAALHLKCANWNKSLIAFTKNGGYGSFATRISQIQQPTLILWGKQDKILGTKDAAKFAQAIPDSQLIWIDNCGHVPHLEQPQITAEEILKLAR
- a CDS encoding dynamin family protein; its protein translation is MDDLIVNQELAQYQSGLDSLLSQLQVFATDINNQRLQITVRNLQANINEPFLFVVVGEVKAGKSSFINALLQSDICKTAADPCTDIIQQIIYSEKRFEQPINQYLRKIGLPNEILKTLSVVDTPGTNTVVDNHQEITQEFIPNSDLIFFVFFAKNPYTRSAWELLDYVNTEWRKKVVFVLQQADLAKPEELAKNKEKLTELALQKGIRYPMVFATSVELEVNGDQQHSGFTEVRNYIQQTLQDGGTKRLKLQGVAKTSDKIIDLLGKDLLAIEQQLVKDRLVVGKIKAKLQQNKRQSGFELESLINRLLTKYDSITAKVKADFREKLSLLTMVKGSFAVLFRTKKSAPSWMDELKQSCENELKVSLGEISQDGIKHFVGGIKRLLQSLVNDLHDIKVNQISTNTINVSTLESRQEIVEEVQQKVATLLNDKTFLYSIESLNACVAPRLVGAGAATVAGTAIAALTEIVLLDIIGTAFAGVGILFAGGTLVFKKRKMIRRFEDQLDREKARFKRELSAKLNSKLDIIYEEIERNFANIYDYVENEEQKISPLINRFEQIELKQKQLADNKAIK
- the csaB gene encoding polysaccharide pyruvyl transferase CsaB, with protein sequence MNQTRAVLCGYYGMGNAGDEALLMSLLQMLPKSVEPIVLSGNPQATKKQYGVLSYRRKSTLAILNILKQSDIFIWGGGSLMQDSTSIASPIYYAGLMALAQQKGLKTIAWAQGIGPLNKSLTRWLTKQTLLGCDAISVRDTASAKLLSSWQINSVIAPDPVWALQSKPVTSLKDVSQPKVAVVLRSHPLLTANRLQTLIEALGDFQKQTNSFILLIPFQPVQDRAIADKIATQLEQNYTVMSIADPQELKGLFKQVKMAIGMRLHSLIMAAAEGCNCFALSYDPKVSYLMSEIDLPGYELTNLPDDPQEISRTWQEHYDHGEALDRVQIQSIIDRSLIHQQLLSQVITNS